The following coding sequences are from one Lolium rigidum isolate FL_2022 chromosome 6, APGP_CSIRO_Lrig_0.1, whole genome shotgun sequence window:
- the LOC124658814 gene encoding L-ascorbate oxidase homolog, translated as MTAGSRMRACAAAAVLALALLAVAVRAEDPYLFFEWKVTYGTRSPMGVPQKMILINDAFPGPTINCTSNNNIIVNVFNQIDKPLLFTWHGIQQRKNSWQDGMPGAMCPIMPGTNFTYKMQFKDQIGTFFYFPSIGMQRAAGGYGLISIHSRPLIPVPFDPPAADFSAMIGDWFTKDHTVLEKHLDTGKTIGRPAGLLINGKNEKDASNPPMYEVEAGKTYRFRICNVGIKASLNVRVQGHITRLVEMEGSHTVQNEYDSIDVHVGQCLSVLVTANQKPGDYFFIASTRFIKEVNTITAVIRYKGSNTPPSPKLPEAPSGWAWSINQWRSFRWNLTASAARPNPQGSYHYGQINITRTIKLSTSRAMVDGKERYALNGVSHVDAPTPLKLAEYFNASNGVFQYNLIGDTPPKTGTPIKLAPNVITTEYRTYIEVVFENPEKSIDSFHLNGYAFFAAGMGPGLWTPDSRRTYNLLDTVSRHTIQVYPRSWTAVMLTFDNAGMWNLRSNLWERYYMGEQLYVSCTSPARSLRDEYNMPENSLRCGKIVGLPLPAPYIIA; from the exons ATGACTGCAGGTTCTAGGATGcgcgcctgcgccgccgccgcggtgctCGCGCTGGCGCTGCTGGCCGTGGCGGTGCGAGCCGAGGACCCTTACCTCTTCTTTGAGTGGAAGGTGACCTACGGGACGAGGTCCCCGATGGGCGTGCCGCAGAAGATGATCCTCATCAACGACGCCTTCCCCGGGCCCACCATCAACTGCACTTCTAACAACAACATCATCGTCAACGTCTTCAACCAGATCGATAAGCCGCTCCTCTTCACCTG GCACGGGATCCAGCAGAGGAAGAACTCATGGCAGGACGGCATGCCGGGCGCCATGTGCCCCATCATGCCCGGCACCAACTTCACCTACAAGATGCAGTTCAAGGACCAGATCGGCACATTCTTCTACTTCCCCAGCATCGGCATGCAGCGCGCGGCCGGAGGGTACGGGCTCATCAGCATCCACAGCCGCCCGCTCATCCCCGTCCCCTTCGACCCACCGGCCGCCGACTTCTCCGCCATGATCGGTGACTGGTTCACCAAGGACCACACCGTCCTGGAGAAGCACCTCGACACGGGCAAGACCATCGGCCGCCCCGCGGGGCTCCTCATCAACGGCAAGAACGAGAAGGACGCCTCCAACCCGCCCATGTACGAAGTGGAGGCCGGCAAGACGTACCGGTTCCGCATCTGCAACGTCGGAATCAAGGCCTCCCTTAACGTGCGCGTGCAGGGCCACATCACCAGGCTCGTCGAGATGGAGGGCTCCCACACCGTGCAGAACGAGTACGACTCCATCGACGTCCACGTCGGCCAGTGCCTCTCCGTCCTCGTCACCGCCAACCAGAAGCCCGGCGACTACTTCTTCATCGCCTCCACCCGCTTCATCAAGGAGGTGAAcaccatcaccgccgtcatccgcTACAAGGGATCTAACACCCCGCCGTCACCCAAGCTGCCGGAGGCGCCTAGCGGCTGGGCATGGTCCATCAACCAGTGGAGGTCCTTCCGCTGGAACCTGACGGCCAGTGCCGCCAGGCCCAACCCGCAGGGGTCCTACCACTACGGCCAGATCAACATCACCCGCACCATCAAGCTCTCCACCAGCCGCGCGATGGTCGACGGCAAGGAGAGGTACGCGCTCAACGGCGTGTCGCACGTCGACGCCCCCACGCCCCTCAAGCTCGCCGAGTACTTCAACGCCAGCAACGGGGTGTTCCAATACAATCTCATCGGCGACACGCCACCCAAGACGGGCACCCCCATCAAGCTCGCCCCCAACGTCATCACCACCGAGTACCGTACCTACATCGAGGTCGTCTTCGAGAACCCTGAGAAGAGCATCGACTCCTTCCATCTCAACGGCTACGCATTCTTCGCCGCCGG CATGGGACCGGGGCTATGGACGCCGGACAGCAGGAGGACGTACAACCTCCTAGACACAGTGAGCCGGCACACGATCCAGGTGTACCCCAGGTCGTGGACGGCGGTGATGCTCACCTTCGACAACGCTGGGATGTGGAACTTGAGGTCCAATCTCTGGGAGAGGTACTACATGGGGGAGCAGCTGTACGTCAGCTGCACCTCGCCGGCGAGGTCGCTCAGGGACGAGTACAACATGCCCGAGAACAGCCTCCGCTGCGGCAAGATCGTCGGCCTGCCGCTGCCGGCGCCATACATCATCGCATAA